The Streptomyces aurantiacus genome includes a region encoding these proteins:
- a CDS encoding glycoside hydrolase family 6 protein → MYGSRGAGARASVAVAGAVLLLAGCSSSGGDGEKDEPGARMSQQPKDKDPFWVNPDGNAAEQVATYAKDGKDKDAELIRTIAEQPTGEWLTPENAEQEARGFTEAATKADRDALLVVYNIPHRDCGQFSGGGAADGNAYRAFIDQVAKGIGDRAASVILEPDAVLHLVDGCTPDEFHEERYDLLRGAVEKLKSLKNTKVYLDAGNAGWGKSDDIAEPLKLAGVEAADGFSVNVSNFYTTADSTKYGKELSSKVGNKPFVIDTSRNGNGPYTEGDPKENWCNPPGRALGESPTTKTGDELVDAYLWVKRPGESDGTCKDGPKAGQWWPEYALKLAKASK, encoded by the coding sequence ATGTACGGGAGCAGGGGGGCCGGGGCCAGGGCGTCCGTGGCGGTGGCCGGAGCTGTGCTGCTGCTCGCGGGGTGTTCCTCCTCGGGCGGCGACGGCGAGAAGGACGAGCCGGGCGCCAGGATGAGCCAGCAGCCCAAGGACAAGGACCCGTTCTGGGTGAACCCGGACGGGAACGCGGCCGAGCAGGTCGCCACCTACGCGAAGGACGGCAAGGACAAGGACGCCGAACTGATCCGTACGATCGCCGAGCAGCCCACCGGGGAGTGGCTGACTCCGGAGAACGCCGAGCAGGAGGCACGCGGTTTCACCGAGGCCGCGACGAAGGCCGACCGGGACGCGCTCCTCGTCGTCTACAACATCCCGCACCGCGACTGCGGCCAGTTCTCCGGCGGCGGCGCCGCGGACGGGAACGCGTACCGGGCCTTCATCGACCAGGTCGCCAAGGGCATCGGCGACCGCGCGGCCTCGGTGATCCTGGAGCCGGACGCCGTCCTGCACCTGGTGGACGGCTGCACTCCGGACGAGTTCCACGAGGAGCGCTACGACCTCCTGCGGGGCGCGGTCGAGAAGCTCAAGTCCCTGAAGAACACGAAGGTCTACCTGGACGCGGGCAACGCGGGCTGGGGCAAGTCCGACGACATCGCCGAGCCGCTGAAGCTGGCGGGCGTCGAGGCGGCCGACGGCTTCTCGGTCAACGTCTCCAACTTCTACACGACGGCCGACAGCACGAAGTACGGCAAGGAGCTGTCGTCGAAGGTCGGCAACAAACCGTTCGTGATCGACACCAGCCGCAACGGCAACGGACCGTATACGGAGGGCGATCCGAAGGAGAACTGGTGCAACCCGCCGGGTCGCGCGCTGGGCGAGTCGCCCACGACGAAGACCGGGGACGAGCTCGTCGACGCCTACCTGTGGGTCAAGCGGCCCGGCGAGTCCGACGGCACGTGCAAGGACGGGCCGAAGGCGGGGCAGTGGTGGCCGGAGTACGCGCTGAAACTCGCGAAGGCCAGTAAGTAG
- a CDS encoding kelch motif-containing protein: MKDGSSRRRARRIAIGAAVVLALAGMNGPALYRFGSEQYHEYKINRPEYKADNGKWDVVEFPEEFRLNTIHAALLHTGKILLIAGSGNNQDNFDAKKFDTRIWDPVKKTIKKVPTPADLFCTGHTQLPNGNLLIAGGTKRYEKLKGDITKAGGLMVVHNENPDKPITLPAGTRFTGKENGKTFVSKDPVNVERAKKVFDPATGKFLRNEPGLGRIYVEAQKSGAKYETGTQDNYRVQGLSGADTRNTYGIAEKLALDKKDFQGIKDAFEFDPVAEKYIKVDPMNEARWYPTLTTLSDGKILSLSGLDEIGQLVPGKNEVYDPKTKKWTYTKGIRQFPTYPAISLMQNGKLFYSGANAGYGPDDVGRDPGVWDLKTNKFKKLPGLSDPKLLETAGTVLLPPAQDEKYMVIGGGGVGESKKSSKKTRIIDLLADDPKFVDGPEMEKGTRYPQYSILPDDDVLVSGGSEDYRGRGDSNILQARMYDSKSNEFRRVADPLVGRNYHSGSILLPDGRVMFFGSDSLYADKANTKPGKFEQRVEIYTPPYLFQGSRPTLSGGPKTIERGESAAFSTQHASSIKTARLIRPSASTHVTDVDQRSIALDFEKTKDGIEVTVPKSRNLVESGWYMLFVTDDQGTPSKAQWVKIP, encoded by the coding sequence GTGAAAGACGGTTCCAGCCGCCGCCGCGCCCGCCGCATCGCGATAGGTGCGGCAGTGGTGCTTGCGCTGGCCGGGATGAACGGACCCGCGCTCTACCGCTTCGGGTCGGAGCAGTACCACGAGTACAAGATCAACAGGCCCGAGTACAAGGCCGACAACGGCAAGTGGGACGTGGTCGAGTTCCCGGAGGAGTTCCGGCTCAACACCATCCACGCCGCGCTCCTGCACACGGGCAAGATCCTGCTGATCGCGGGCTCGGGCAACAACCAGGACAACTTCGACGCGAAGAAGTTCGACACGCGCATCTGGGACCCGGTCAAGAAGACGATCAAGAAGGTCCCGACGCCGGCCGACCTGTTCTGCACGGGCCACACCCAGCTGCCCAACGGCAACCTGCTGATCGCGGGCGGCACCAAGCGGTACGAGAAGCTCAAGGGCGACATCACCAAGGCGGGCGGCCTGATGGTCGTCCACAACGAGAACCCCGACAAGCCGATCACCCTGCCCGCCGGCACCCGCTTCACGGGCAAGGAGAACGGCAAGACGTTCGTGTCGAAGGACCCGGTCAACGTCGAACGGGCCAAGAAGGTCTTCGACCCGGCGACCGGCAAGTTCCTGCGCAACGAGCCGGGGCTCGGCCGTATCTACGTGGAGGCGCAGAAGAGCGGCGCCAAGTACGAGACGGGTACGCAGGACAACTACCGCGTGCAGGGCCTGTCGGGCGCCGACACCCGCAACACGTACGGCATCGCCGAGAAGCTCGCCCTCGACAAGAAGGACTTCCAGGGCATCAAGGACGCCTTCGAGTTCGACCCGGTCGCCGAGAAGTACATCAAGGTCGACCCGATGAACGAGGCGCGCTGGTACCCCACCCTCACCACGCTGTCCGACGGCAAGATCCTGAGCCTCTCCGGCCTGGACGAGATCGGCCAGCTGGTGCCGGGCAAGAACGAGGTGTACGACCCGAAGACCAAGAAGTGGACGTACACCAAGGGGATCCGGCAGTTCCCGACCTATCCGGCGATCTCCCTGATGCAGAACGGCAAGCTGTTCTACTCGGGCGCGAACGCCGGCTACGGGCCCGACGACGTCGGCCGTGACCCGGGCGTCTGGGACCTGAAGACGAACAAGTTCAAGAAGCTCCCCGGCCTGTCCGACCCGAAGCTCCTGGAGACCGCGGGCACGGTGCTGCTGCCGCCCGCGCAGGACGAGAAGTACATGGTCATCGGCGGTGGCGGGGTCGGCGAGTCCAAGAAGTCCAGCAAGAAGACCCGCATCATCGACCTGCTGGCCGACGACCCGAAGTTCGTGGACGGGCCCGAGATGGAGAAGGGCACGCGCTACCCGCAGTACTCGATCCTGCCCGACGACGACGTGCTGGTGTCCGGCGGCTCGGAGGACTACCGCGGCCGCGGCGACTCCAACATCCTCCAGGCCCGGATGTACGACTCGAAGAGCAACGAGTTCAGGCGGGTCGCCGACCCGCTGGTGGGGCGCAACTACCACTCGGGGTCGATCCTGCTGCCCGACGGCCGCGTGATGTTCTTCGGCTCGGACTCGCTCTACGCCGACAAGGCCAACACCAAGCCGGGCAAGTTCGAGCAGCGGGTCGAGATCTACACGCCGCCGTATCTGTTCCAGGGTTCGCGGCCGACGCTGTCCGGCGGCCCGAAGACCATCGAGCGCGGTGAGTCGGCGGCGTTCTCGACGCAGCACGCCTCGTCGATCAAGACGGCCCGGCTGATCCGGCCGAGCGCGTCGACGCACGTCACCGACGTCGACCAGCGGTCGATCGCGCTGGACTTCGAGAAGACGAAGGACGGCATCGAGGTCACCGTCCCGAAGAGCCGCAACCTCGTCGAGTCCGGCTGGTACATGCTGTTCGTGACGGACGACCAGGGCACCCCCAGCAAGGCCCAGTGGGTGAAGATCCCCTGA
- a CDS encoding glycosyltransferase family 2 protein, translating into MTSTPTGARQNSDPSETTQLRVPSQTRTGTFRRIKKNLPRYDYEHYSRLAGPLTQPDPTKPYKVQYRTLLSQEPHRLRAALMLGAAPLLSVVLLAWLLQPSHWTERDYPAYDFLPALDIVMLVSIGLIELFRCMNVLSNAHATLVARDPIPVVPETGTRVAFLTSFVPGKEPLEMVTKTLEAAVKIRHRGLMHVWLLDEGNDPEVREVCERLGVHHFSRKGVAKWNQPKGPHRAKTKHGNYNAWLDAHGDHYDFFASVDTDHVPLPNYLERMLGFFRDPDIGFVIGPQVYGNYDNPITKAAESQQFLFHALIQRAGNAYGSPMFVGTSNAVRIRALKQIGGLYDSITEDMATGFEIHRAKNPATGRKWRSVYTPDVLAVGEGPNAWTDFFTQQMRWSRGTYETILKQYWKGAYSLPPSKFFNYTMMIIFYPMSALNWILAALSCALFLGLGASGVNIDPAIWLMLYGNASALQIGLYVWNRRHNVSPHEPEGSGGVAGMIMSALSAPLYAKALIDSMLRRKSKFVVTPKGDSASPDTWFGTFRYHWYFIAIFSGSITAGFVYGHAHPAMIIWASFALLITASPMFAWRWMMRQDKKGRKHRHGSPQEPPAPVQDSLIPHQPQQSPAAPHTPQHKPSWASGGGTDQTVQIALGGQRHSSGG; encoded by the coding sequence ATGACGTCGACGCCGACGGGCGCCCGGCAGAACTCCGATCCGTCCGAGACCACCCAACTGAGGGTGCCGTCACAGACACGGACCGGTACTTTCCGGAGAATCAAGAAGAATCTGCCGAGATACGACTACGAGCACTACAGCCGGCTCGCAGGTCCTCTCACCCAACCCGATCCGACCAAGCCGTACAAGGTGCAGTACCGCACGCTGCTCTCGCAGGAGCCGCACCGGCTGCGCGCGGCCCTGATGCTGGGCGCCGCGCCACTGCTCTCGGTCGTGCTGCTCGCCTGGCTGCTCCAGCCCTCGCACTGGACCGAGCGGGACTATCCCGCCTACGACTTCCTGCCCGCGCTGGACATCGTGATGCTGGTCTCGATCGGTCTGATCGAGCTCTTCCGCTGCATGAACGTGCTGTCCAACGCGCACGCCACGCTGGTCGCCCGCGACCCGATCCCGGTGGTTCCCGAGACCGGCACGAGAGTGGCCTTCCTCACCTCCTTCGTGCCCGGCAAGGAGCCGTTGGAGATGGTGACGAAGACCCTGGAAGCCGCGGTCAAGATCCGCCACCGCGGCCTCATGCACGTCTGGCTGCTGGACGAGGGCAACGACCCCGAGGTCCGGGAGGTCTGCGAGCGCCTGGGCGTGCACCACTTCTCCCGCAAGGGCGTCGCGAAGTGGAACCAGCCCAAGGGCCCGCACCGCGCCAAGACCAAGCACGGCAACTACAACGCCTGGCTGGACGCGCACGGCGACCACTACGACTTCTTCGCCTCCGTCGACACCGACCACGTCCCGCTGCCCAACTACCTGGAGCGGATGCTCGGCTTCTTCCGCGACCCGGACATCGGCTTCGTGATCGGCCCGCAGGTCTACGGCAACTACGACAACCCGATCACCAAGGCCGCCGAGTCGCAGCAGTTCCTGTTCCACGCGCTGATCCAGCGGGCGGGCAACGCCTACGGGTCACCGATGTTCGTGGGCACCTCGAACGCCGTACGCATCAGGGCGCTGAAGCAGATCGGCGGTCTGTACGACTCGATCACCGAGGACATGGCGACCGGTTTCGAGATCCACCGCGCCAAGAACCCTGCGACGGGCAGGAAGTGGCGCTCGGTCTACACCCCGGACGTCCTCGCGGTCGGCGAGGGCCCGAACGCCTGGACGGACTTCTTCACCCAGCAGATGCGCTGGTCGCGGGGTACGTACGAGACGATCCTCAAGCAGTACTGGAAGGGCGCCTACTCGCTGCCGCCCAGCAAGTTCTTCAACTACACGATGATGATCATCTTCTACCCGATGTCGGCCCTCAACTGGATCCTGGCCGCGCTGAGCTGCGCCCTGTTCCTGGGTCTCGGCGCCTCGGGTGTGAACATCGACCCGGCGATCTGGCTGATGCTCTACGGCAACGCCTCGGCGCTGCAGATCGGTCTCTACGTCTGGAACCGCCGCCACAACGTCTCACCGCACGAGCCGGAGGGCTCCGGCGGTGTGGCCGGCATGATCATGTCCGCGCTGTCGGCGCCGCTGTACGCGAAGGCCCTGATCGACTCGATGCTGCGGCGCAAGAGCAAGTTCGTGGTGACCCCGAAGGGCGACTCCGCGAGCCCGGACACCTGGTTCGGGACGTTCCGCTACCACTGGTACTTCATCGCGATCTTCAGCGGTTCGATCACCGCCGGTTTCGTCTACGGCCACGCCCACCCGGCGATGATCATCTGGGCGTCGTTCGCGCTGCTCATCACGGCCTCGCCGATGTTCGCCTGGCGCTGGATGATGCGGCAGGACAAGAAGGGCAGGAAGCACCGGCACGGGTCTCCCCAGGAGCCCCCGGCGCCCGTGCAGGACAGCCTGATCCCCCACCAGCCCCAGCAGTCTCCGGCCGCCCCGCACACGCCCCAGCACAAGCCGAGCTGGGCGTCGGGCGGGGGCACCGACCAGACCGTGCAGATCGCACTCGGGGGGCAGCGCCATTCGTCCGGGGGCTGA
- a CDS encoding FadR/GntR family transcriptional regulator, giving the protein MARDLQERIKKLIIDRRLPSGAVLPTEPDLMELLGASRNSVREALKALQAMGIVEIRHGFGTYVGPMSMAPMIEGLAFRTVAGHYRGEDSLLQLLELREAVETGLVSRLAGRVPPDDLAALDALVDRMEAEAAVGTGLAETDRAFHATLHRGLGNVLLSELLEAFWDAFHRVRTDLAELPQDPKVTCRQHREILDAVRSGDAVRAEDAIREHFGNIRTRLTATAPSGTIRHPNERV; this is encoded by the coding sequence ATGGCGCGCGACCTCCAGGAGCGGATCAAGAAGCTCATCATCGACCGTCGGCTGCCCTCGGGTGCCGTACTGCCGACCGAGCCCGACCTCATGGAGCTGCTCGGCGCCAGCCGCAACTCCGTGCGCGAGGCTCTCAAGGCTCTCCAGGCGATGGGCATCGTCGAGATCCGCCACGGCTTCGGCACGTACGTCGGGCCGATGTCCATGGCGCCGATGATCGAGGGCCTGGCCTTCCGCACGGTCGCCGGGCACTACCGGGGCGAGGACAGCCTCCTGCAGCTTCTGGAGCTGCGCGAGGCGGTGGAGACCGGGCTGGTCTCCCGGCTCGCGGGCCGGGTACCGCCGGACGACCTCGCCGCCCTGGACGCACTGGTCGACCGCATGGAGGCCGAGGCCGCCGTCGGCACGGGCCTCGCCGAGACCGACCGCGCGTTTCACGCCACCCTTCACCGCGGTCTGGGCAACGTGCTGCTGAGTGAACTCCTGGAGGCGTTCTGGGACGCCTTCCACCGCGTACGCACGGACCTCGCGGAGCTGCCGCAGGACCCGAAGGTCACCTGCCGGCAGCACCGGGAGATCCTCGACGCGGTGCGCTCCGGTGACGCCGTCAGGGCCGAGGACGCGATAAGAGAACACTTTGGCAACATTCGTACGCGCTTGACCGCAACAGCACCAAGCGGGACCATCAGGCACCCCAATGAGCGCGTATGA
- a CDS encoding peptidoglycan-binding protein, with translation MTAPVFEEFDPESDCDCPGCTHWRRVLPHSAAGRIGGHPAALPQVLGLGRSGRTPMALALAAAAGTVLGAGHTVPAVAAAHAPQRPGLPVADEPDTPQGGTTTLHGPGGVPARIKAPRTSRAEIINRAKEWVAAQVPYSMSAYWPDGYRQDCSGFVSMAWNLGGNEWTGSLDKYGVRIPREELQPGDMLLFHNPADPEKGSHVVIFGGWTDYTQSHYIAYEQARPHARRQATPYAYWSNSDRYLAYRYKGLKAETGKDGAGTVTPVSSPVKEPAAGAYPGASAFGPGANNAFVTRLGRMLVARGAGAYYTSGPGPRWSDADRRATQAFQQAQGWTGADADGSPGPMTWAYLVSGKGRDIRAASGGSPGTPARPPAGEVASHGVPGYPGRALFRPGASNAYVTRLGRQLVKKGFGKHYAKGPGPSWGEGDRRNVEAFQRAQGWRGGAADGYPGPETWRRLFS, from the coding sequence ATGACCGCTCCGGTATTCGAGGAATTCGATCCCGAGAGCGATTGCGACTGTCCCGGATGTACGCACTGGCGGCGGGTGCTGCCGCATTCGGCGGCCGGCAGGATCGGCGGGCATCCGGCGGCCCTTCCCCAGGTTCTCGGCCTCGGCCGGTCCGGACGGACCCCCATGGCGCTGGCCCTCGCGGCCGCCGCGGGCACGGTGCTCGGCGCCGGCCACACGGTGCCCGCCGTCGCCGCCGCGCACGCACCGCAGCGGCCCGGCCTCCCCGTGGCCGACGAACCCGACACACCGCAGGGCGGGACGACGACGCTGCACGGCCCCGGCGGCGTCCCAGCCAGGATCAAGGCACCCCGGACGAGCCGGGCCGAGATCATCAACCGGGCCAAGGAGTGGGTCGCCGCGCAGGTGCCCTACAGCATGAGCGCGTACTGGCCCGACGGCTACCGGCAGGACTGCTCGGGCTTCGTCTCCATGGCCTGGAATCTCGGCGGGAACGAATGGACGGGCAGCCTCGACAAATACGGAGTCAGGATTCCGCGGGAAGAACTCCAGCCCGGGGACATGTTGCTCTTCCACAATCCGGCCGACCCCGAGAAAGGGTCGCACGTCGTGATTTTCGGCGGCTGGACGGATTACACGCAGAGCCATTACATCGCGTACGAGCAGGCCCGCCCGCACGCCCGCAGGCAAGCCACTCCCTACGCCTACTGGAGCAATTCGGACCGCTATCTCGCGTACCGGTACAAGGGGCTCAAAGCGGAGACGGGGAAGGACGGCGCGGGCACCGTCACCCCCGTCAGCTCTCCGGTGAAGGAGCCGGCCGCGGGTGCCTATCCCGGGGCGAGCGCCTTCGGTCCCGGCGCGAACAACGCGTTCGTCACCCGGCTGGGGCGGATGCTCGTCGCGCGGGGAGCGGGGGCGTACTACACCTCGGGGCCCGGGCCGCGCTGGTCGGACGCGGACCGGCGGGCGACCCAGGCGTTCCAGCAGGCACAGGGCTGGACCGGGGCGGACGCCGACGGGTCGCCGGGGCCGATGACCTGGGCGTACCTGGTGAGCGGGAAGGGCCGTGACATCAGGGCGGCGAGCGGCGGCAGCCCCGGCACTCCCGCGCGGCCCCCGGCCGGGGAGGTCGCCTCGCACGGCGTGCCCGGCTATCCCGGCCGGGCGCTGTTCCGGCCCGGCGCCAGCAACGCCTACGTCACCCGGCTCGGGAGGCAGCTGGTGAAGAAGGGGTTCGGCAAGCACTACGCGAAGGGTCCGGGACCGAGCTGGGGCGAGGGCGACCGGCGCAACGTCGAGGCGTTCCAGCGCGCGCAGGGGTGGCGCGGCGGGGCGGCGGACGGCTACCCGGGGCCGGAGACCTGGCGGCGGCTCTTCTCCTGA
- a CDS encoding SPFH domain-containing protein: MSTTTSHSPEFEGAPEAGGRDTAARGARVIHNEATTEIPVHLLFRDEPEPVSVPLAPAVVSRRRGTGEQPRIARRTPAPARPRAVPEADPELVERPARVLPGAAGVLAGAVGATGCVLASWWAGVLPPLAVDALGLPAHTGAGLGGPQWAALAGCGALGLFGFGGLARGRTGRAWVLGLFGRYRGTVRRTGLMWVNPLLLRRRIDVRLRHWRSEAMPAVDANGVALRVVVLVVWRVRDTARATLGVEDHQRYLRECVEAALARVLAQLPADVPPHSPRAADSATLRNTEAVSDSLTRIVAADAAAAGLQVFSAQPLAVEYAPEIAAVMQRRRIAALDAQHRDKVLTSVVDSVEDTVTRLTVRGLVELDDYERKALVKDLTVAFYTGHGDR; this comes from the coding sequence ATGAGTACGACGACTTCACACTCCCCGGAGTTCGAGGGGGCCCCCGAAGCGGGTGGGCGCGACACGGCTGCCCGCGGGGCGCGGGTCATCCACAACGAGGCGACCACCGAGATCCCGGTCCACCTGCTGTTCCGTGACGAGCCCGAACCGGTGTCCGTACCGCTCGCGCCCGCCGTCGTGAGCCGGCGGCGGGGCACCGGCGAGCAGCCGCGGATCGCCCGGCGCACCCCCGCCCCGGCGCGGCCCCGGGCCGTACCGGAGGCCGACCCCGAGCTGGTGGAGCGGCCCGCGCGGGTGCTGCCGGGCGCGGCCGGAGTGCTGGCCGGTGCCGTCGGTGCGACCGGGTGCGTCCTGGCGTCGTGGTGGGCGGGCGTCCTGCCGCCGCTCGCCGTGGACGCGCTCGGGCTGCCCGCGCACACCGGCGCCGGGCTGGGCGGCCCGCAGTGGGCGGCGCTCGCGGGATGCGGGGCGCTCGGTCTGTTCGGATTCGGCGGACTGGCGCGCGGCCGCACCGGACGCGCCTGGGTGCTCGGACTCTTCGGCCGCTACCGGGGCACGGTCCGGCGCACCGGCCTCATGTGGGTGAACCCCCTGCTGCTGCGCCGCCGGATCGACGTACGGCTGCGGCACTGGCGGAGCGAGGCGATGCCCGCGGTCGACGCGAACGGGGTCGCCCTGCGCGTCGTCGTGCTCGTCGTCTGGCGGGTGCGGGACACCGCGCGCGCCACGCTCGGCGTCGAGGACCACCAGCGGTATCTGCGCGAGTGCGTGGAGGCGGCCCTCGCCCGCGTGCTCGCGCAGCTGCCGGCCGACGTGCCGCCGCACTCGCCGAGGGCGGCCGACTCCGCGACCCTGCGCAACACGGAGGCCGTCAGCGACTCGCTGACCCGCATCGTGGCCGCGGACGCGGCGGCGGCCGGCCTCCAGGTCTTCTCCGCCCAGCCGCTCGCGGTGGAGTACGCGCCCGAGATCGCCGCCGTGATGCAGCGCCGCCGGATCGCCGCCCTGGACGCCCAGCACCGCGACAAGGTCCTCACCTCGGTCGTCGACTCGGTGGAGGACACGGTGACGCGGCTGACCGTGCGTGGACTGGTCGAGCTCGACGACTACGAGCGCAAGGCCCTGGTGAAGGACCTGACGGTGGCGTTCTATACGGGGCATGGAGATCGATGA
- a CDS encoding nucleoside/nucleotide kinase family protein has product MEIDDPHTPAGSPLTLSALAADAWSLTDGTPRAVLGLAGPPGAGKSTLARALVAHLGEGAAYLPLDGFHLSNAQLERRGLTARKGSEPSFDVWGYVDLLRRVLDETGRDIYVPDYDRTIDEPVAARHVVSPRARLIVTEGNYLACDLPGWRDAYVFMGECWYVEAPGGVRRVRLVERQLAGGRGEGEARNWVAANDEPNGELVEKSRGRCHRILSTIGMDPSHF; this is encoded by the coding sequence ATGGAGATCGATGACCCCCACACCCCCGCCGGATCGCCCCTCACCCTTTCCGCCCTCGCCGCCGACGCCTGGAGCCTGACCGACGGCACACCGCGCGCCGTGCTGGGCCTGGCCGGCCCGCCCGGCGCCGGGAAGTCGACCCTCGCCCGCGCGCTGGTCGCGCACCTCGGCGAGGGGGCCGCCTATCTGCCGCTCGACGGCTTCCACCTCTCCAACGCCCAGCTGGAACGCCGCGGCCTGACCGCCCGCAAGGGCTCCGAGCCGAGCTTCGACGTGTGGGGATACGTCGACCTGCTGCGCCGGGTCCTCGACGAGACCGGCCGGGACATCTACGTACCGGACTACGACCGCACGATCGACGAGCCGGTCGCGGCCCGGCACGTGGTGTCCCCGCGCGCCCGGCTGATCGTCACGGAAGGCAATTACCTCGCCTGTGATCTGCCGGGGTGGCGGGACGCGTACGTGTTCATGGGGGAGTGCTGGTACGTCGAGGCGCCCGGGGGCGTGCGTCGGGTGAGGCTGGTGGAGCGGCAGTTGGCGGGCGGGAGGGGCGAGGGCGAGGCGCGGAACTGGGTCGCGGCCAACGACGAACCCAACGGGGAGCTCGTGGAGAAGTCGCGGGGCCGCTGCCACCGGATCCTCTCCACGATTGGTATGGACCCATCCCATTTTTGA
- a CDS encoding lytic polysaccharide monooxygenase auxiliary activity family 9 protein, translating to MRETPPPRKRLKWYAVAVGLATTGAFVLSSGGATGHGYTDLPISRQKLCQNGTVANCGAIQWEPQSVEGPKGFPASGPADGRICSANHANFGTLDKATTPSGGAWPTTRVNGGQSYTFRWQFTARHSTTDFKYYITKSGWNQNAPLTRSALVTTPFLTVPFSGQPPATLSHSGTLPTGRSGHHVILAVWTIADTGNAFYACSDVTF from the coding sequence ATGCGAGAAACTCCCCCACCCCGGAAGCGACTGAAGTGGTACGCCGTCGCGGTCGGGCTCGCCACCACCGGAGCGTTCGTGCTCTCCAGCGGCGGGGCCACCGGCCACGGCTACACCGATCTCCCCATCAGCCGTCAGAAGCTGTGCCAGAACGGCACCGTGGCCAACTGCGGCGCCATCCAGTGGGAGCCCCAGAGCGTCGAGGGCCCCAAGGGCTTCCCGGCGTCCGGACCGGCGGACGGCCGGATCTGTTCCGCGAACCACGCCAACTTCGGCACGCTCGACAAGGCGACGACCCCCTCGGGCGGCGCCTGGCCGACGACGAGGGTCAACGGCGGGCAGAGCTACACCTTCCGCTGGCAGTTCACGGCCCGGCACTCCACGACCGACTTCAAGTACTACATCACCAAGAGCGGCTGGAACCAGAACGCTCCGCTGACCCGGTCCGCGCTGGTCACCACCCCGTTCCTGACCGTCCCGTTCAGTGGCCAGCCCCCGGCGACGCTGTCGCACAGCGGCACCCTGCCGACCGGCAGGAGCGGACACCACGTCATCCTCGCGGTGTGGACGATCGCCGACACGGGGAACGCGTTCTACGCCTGCTCCGACGTCACGTTCTGA